The following proteins are encoded in a genomic region of Debaryomyces hansenii CBS767 chromosome G complete sequence:
- a CDS encoding DEHA2G22880p (some similarities with CA3282|IPF6272 Candida albicans IPF6272 unknown function) → MSETVESSAERDLKQEVPKKKVVQPKSLISKKTAIIVNSVLVVSVLIFCVFSVFQNKNSNNSLQSHHFDTNPVGNYEYPDFIRQEGEEFNSKPEMIRKRDSKSSSSSSSKENKATKPLDEPAIRFLLVLGGFIVLNMVAICIHHLFLKATRSEKSYRTVEQNISPF, encoded by the coding sequence ATGTCGGAAACAGTAGAAAGTAGCGCCGAGAGAGACCTAAAGCAGGAAGTGCCAAAAAAGAAGGTTGTGCAACCTAAAAGCCTCATTTCCAAAAAGACAGCTATTATAGTGAACAGTGTTCTCGTCGTATCAGTTTTGATATTCTGTGTATTTTCAGTCTTTCAGAACAAGAActccaataattcattacAATCACATCATTTTGACACGAATCCAGTGGGGAATTACGAATATCCTGATTTTATAAGGCAGGAAGGAGAGGAATTTAACTCTAAACCTGAAATGATTCGTAAAAGGGACTCCAAGTCGTCTAGCTCCAGCTCGAGTAAGGAAAACAAAGCAACCAAGCCCCTTGATGAGCCAGCAATAAGGTTTTTACTTGTTTTAGGGGGATTCATAGTCCTCAATATGGTTGCTATTTGCATCCACCATCTTTTTTTGAAAGCTACAAGGTCTGAAAAGTCATACAGAACAGTAGAACAGAACATCTCTCCATTTTAA
- a CDS encoding DEHA2G23056p (highly similar to CA0805|IPF12568 Candida albicans IPF12568 unknown function), with protein MSSVPEKVNQVKESLKSDTYEEESNLRYAAYANRFRTILVASHRYVAYTSDIGESFRPVAHPYLVKMGYGVSWLYILGDVSYAAWKVKAKSEGKYTEGMYPWNYPYPEANPVAARVFHDTHEGRLVDTDWRLAGLKRGLFQTIASMGLPAFTIHSAVRYSSLMFKNSSIKPLKTYGPVAIGLGIVPLLPYVFDEPCEVAIDWIFDKGEDFYKQKLS; from the coding sequence ATGAGTTCGGTCCCAGAGAAAGTAAATCAAGTGAAAGAATCACTTAAAAGTGATACCTACGAAGAGGAAAGCAATTTGAGATATGCAGCTTACGCTAATAGATTCCGTACCATTTTAGTTGCATCCCATCGTTATGTTGCATATACGTCAGATATAGGTGAATCTTTTCGTCCGGTAGCCCATCCATATCTAGTTAAAATGGGATATGGTGTATCGTGGTTATATATTTTAGGTGATGTTTCATACGCTGCCTGGAAGGTGAAGGCCAAATCAGAGGGCAAATACACTGAAGGCATGTATCCATGGAATTACCCATATCCTGAAGCCAACCCAGTTGCTGCCCGTGTATTCCATGATACGCATGAAGGTAGGTTAGTTGACACTGACTGGAGATTAGCGGGGTTGAAGAGAGGTCTTTTCCAGACTATTGCCTCTATGGGTTTGCCCGCATTCACAATCCACAGTGCAGTTAGATATTCGTCTCTCATGTTTAAAAACTCGTCTATCAAGCCATTGAAGACATATGGACCCGTTGCTATTGGTTTAGGTATAGTTCCATTATTGCCATACGTATTCGATGAGCCATGTGAAGTTGCCATTGACTGGATCTTTGATAAAGGTGAAGACTTCTACAAGCAGAAATTGTCttaa
- a CDS encoding DEHA2G23100p (similar to uniprot|Q03028 Saccharomyces cerevisiae YPL134C ODC1 Mitochondrial inner membrane transporter exports 2-oxoadipate and 2-oxoglutarate from the mitochondrial matrix to the cytosol for use in lysine and glutamate biosynthesis and in lysine catabolism and highly similar to CA0807|IPF12564 Candida albicans IPF12564) — protein MSVETPKPLPFIYQFASGAIAGVSEILVMYPLDVVKTRQQLDSTNAYNGTIRCLKKIVKEEGFSRLYKGISAPILMEAPKRATKFAANDEWGKFYRGFFGVPTMTQSLAVLTGATAGATESFVVVPFELVKIKLQDRSSKFNGMGEVLKHIIKTDGVFGLYKGLESTLWRHVMWNAGYFGLIHQVRTLMPKPKTSSEKTLVDLTCGTIGGTFGTVMNTPFDVVKSRIQAGSTRYRWTLPSLLTVAKEEGFTALYKGFIPKVLRLGPGGGILLVVFTTCMDFFRTMKET, from the coding sequence atgtCAGTCGAAACACCTAAACCGTTACCATTTATTTACCAATTTGCATCAGGTGCCATTGCTGGGGTTTCCGAGATCTTGGTGATGTACCCATTGGATGTTGTTAAAACTAGACAACAATTGGATTCGACAAACGCGTACAATGGGACTATCAGATGCTTAAAGAAGATTGTTAAGGAAGAAGGATTCTCGAGGTTGTACAAGGGTATTTCGGCGCCAATTTTGATGGAAGCACCAAAGAGAGCTACCAAATTTGCGGCTAATGACGAATGGGGGAAGTTCTACAGAGGGTTTTTTGGTGTTCCTACCATGACTCAGTCATTGGCAGTTTTGACAGGGGCTACAGCAGGTGCCACTGAGTCGTTTGTGGTTGTTCCATTCGAATTGGTCAAGATTAAGTTGCAAGATAGATCCTCCAAGTTCAACGGTATGGGTGAAGTTTTAAAGCATATTATTAAGACAGATGGTGTCTTTGGATTGTACAAGGGTTTAGAATCCACTTTGTGGAGACATGTTATGTGGAACGCCGGTTACTTTGGTTTGATTCATCAGGTCAGAACATTGATGCCAAAGCCTAAGACTTCTTCTGAAAAGACTCTTGTCGACTTGACTTGTGGTACCATTGGTGGTACTTTCGGTACTGTGATGAATACCCCATTCGATGTTGTTAAGTCCAGAATTCAAGCTGGTTCAACCAGATACAGATGGACTTTGCCATCCTTACTTACTGTAGCTAAGGAAGAAGGATTCACTGCATTGTACAAAGGTTTTATTCCAAAAGTTTTAAGATTAGGCCCAGGTGGTGGTATCTTGTTAGTCGTTTTCACGACTTGTATGGATTTCTTCAGAACAATGAAGGAAACTTAA
- a CDS encoding DEHA2G22858p (similar to uniprot|Q04991 Saccharomyces cerevisiae YMR221C FMP42 The authentic non-tagged protein was localized to the mitochondria): MPTVQIPSLTKRVLQICCSIAWCLVAAGPVFGFAALKPILISEGVYSERCDVESVRNDAFDYLSQKFVSYVNIDTLSKDLSPCVDQDLSLNLMFTLAAVVTNVAALPVGSILDEYGPRVCGMIGSFLIFLASLILKYGKELSENVPWFDAYLIGYSTLALGGPFVFISCFQLANSFPKNSGLVLALLTGAFDTSSALFLIYRIIYTNMYKLTLNQFFTAYLVIPAFIFISQVTIMPKDSYKTVGTLAKIGETAIDETGKPIDRDLLKPQDREDDDEDQSVQSYAPQPTIGETTSLLIRRASVTRRDSVVSRFSYVSRNSIKSVYEQDAEDKLIESSGGVFGILHGYNIAEQLKSSWFILMTFFTTIQMLRINYFVATIRSQELYLYKGNEDIAISINHFFDLALPLGGLISIPFIGLLLDNLTTLSILEILTGISLVIGVMGLLSWLPATYLGIILLVVYRPFYYTAVSDFCAKIFGFDTFGTVYGAIICFSGVCNILQQVMDKATHEYFNMNPIPINALLTVLTAIFGFALIVFVRTQEMNLKRKGLEIEAQEASIRDVPN, translated from the coding sequence ATGCCAACCGTTCAAATTCCTTCATTAACAAAAAGAGTTCTTCAGATATGTTGTTCCATCGCTTGGTGTTTAGTTGCAGCAGGTCCAGTATTCGGGTTTGCTGCATTGAAGCCTATCCTAATTAGCGAAGGCGTTTATAGTGAAAGATGTGACGTCGAAAGTGTTAGAAATGATGcatttgattatttgtcACAGAAATTTGTGCTGTATGTTAACATTGATACTTTAAGTAAGGATTTATCACCTTGTGTCGATCAGGACTTGtcattaaatttgatgTTTACTTTAGCTGCTGTCGTCACAAATGTCGCTGCATTACCAGTAGGGTCCATTTTAGATGAATATGGCCCACGGGTGTGTGGTATGATTGGCTCATTCTTGATATTCTTAGCATCcttaatattgaaatacGGGAAAGAATTATCAGAAAACGTACCGTGGTTTGATGCTTACTTGATTGGATACTCAACTTTAGCTTTGGGGGGTCcttttgtatttatttcttgttttcAACTAGCTAATAGTTTCCCCAAAAATTCAGGTTTAGTATTAGCTCTATTGACGGGTGCCTTTGATACATCACTGGCAttgtttttgatttatagaataatttataCAAATATGTATAAATTGACCttaaatcaattcttcacAGCATACTTGGTTATTCCTgctttcatttttatcagCCAAGTAACTATTATGCCAAAGGACTCCTACAAAACTGTAGGTACTTTGGCAAAAATAGGTGAAACCGCAATCGATGAAACTGGTAAACCTATTGACCGTGATTTACTTAAGCCTCAAGATCGtgaagatgacgatgaagacCAATCAGTACAAAGCTATGCACCTCAACCAACAATAGGTGAAACTACATCCTTGTTAATACGCAGAGCGTCAGTTACTAGGAGAGATTCAGTGGTTCTGAGATTTTCTTATGTATCCAGAAACTCAATCAAGTCAGTCTATGAGCAAGATGctgaagataaattaattgaatcTTCAGGTGGagtttttggaattttaCATGGCTATAATATTGCTGaacaattaaaatcatcttGGTTCATTCTCATGACATTTTTCACTACAATTCAAATGCttagaattaattactTTGTTGCAACTATTAGATCGCAggaattatatttatataaggGCAACGAGGATATTGCAATAAGTATTAATCACTTTTTTGATTTGGCCTTACCTTTGGGAGGCTTAATATCGATACCATTTATCggattattattagataacTTAACtacattatcaatattagaaatattgacAGGAATTTCATTAGTTATTGGGGTAATGGGTTTATTATCTTGGTTACCAGCGACATATCTTGGTATTATATTGCTTGTTGTATACAGACCGTTCTATTATACAGCGGTATCTGATTTCTGTGCAAAAATATTCGGATTCGATACCTTTGGAACAGTTTATGGTGCAATCATTTGTTTTTCAGGTGTTTGCAACATCTTGCAACAGGTGATGGACAAAGCAACCCacgaatatttcaacatgAACCCTATCCCAATAAATGCATTGCTTACTGTTTTGACCGCTATTTTCGGTTTTGCATTAATTGTGTTTGTAAGAACACAAGAAATGAActtaaaaagaaaaggtTTGGAAATCGAAGCACAAGAGGCATCGATAAGAGATGTTccaaattga
- a CDS encoding DEHA2G22990p (highly similar to uniprot|P32861 Saccharomyces cerevisiae YKL035W UGP1 UDP-glucose pyrophosphorylase or UTP-glucose-1-phosphate uridylyltransferase EC:2.7.7.9), with the protein MSATAPKKHTKTQSTYAFDNTATNIAASQMRNALNNLADTVQDSEKQSRFENEMDSFFALFRRYLTDKAAGSTLDWEKVKSPSPDEVVQYKSLSENGANNLDKLAVLKLNGGLGTSMGCVGPKSVIEVRDGNTFLDLSVRQIEHLNRKYDADVPLLLMNSFNTDADTEKIIKKYQGHRIRVKTFNQSRFPRIFKDSLLPVPQSFDDDLDSWYPPGHGDLFESLISSGELDSLLEQGREVLFVSNGDNLGATVDSKILDHMIDTGAEYIMELTDKTRADVKGGTLINYEGQVRLLEIAQVAKEHVEDFKSIKKFKYFNTNNLWINLRAIKKLVEADGIQAEIIPNQKTISKGSSDINVLQLETAVGAAIKHFNKAHGVVVPRSRFLPVKTCSDLLLVKSDLFFLEHGALKLDPVRDGFANPLIKLGSHFKKVSGFQSRIGHMPRILELDHLTITGNVTLGKNVTLKGTVIIVCNDGDKIDIPNGSILENVVVTGNLTILEH; encoded by the exons ATGTCTGCTACTGCTCCAAAGAAACATACTAAGACTCAGTCTACATAT GCCTTTGATAACACTGCAACTAACATTGCAGCTTCTCAAATGCGTAATGCATTGAACAACTTAGCTGATACTGTTCAGGATTCTGAAAAGCAATCTAGATTCGAAAATGAAATGGACAGCTTTTTCGCATTATTCAGAAGGTATTTAACCGATAAGGCTGCTGGTTCTACCTTAGATTGGGAGAAAGTTAAATCTCCATCCCCAGATGAAGTTGTTCAATACAAGTCATTGAGCGAAAATGGTGCtaataatttggataaattGGCTGTTTTAAAGTTGAATGGTGGTTTAGGTACCTCAATGGGTTGTGTTGGTCCAAAGTCTGTTATTGAAGTAAGAGACGGTAACAcatttttggatttatCTGTCAGACAAATTGAACACTTAAACAGAAAGTATGACGCCGATGtgccattattattgatgaattctttCAACACTGATGCTGACACTGAAAAGATTATTAAGAAGTACCAAGGACATAGAATTAGAGTCAAAACTTTCAACCAATCAAGATTCCCAAGAATATTCAAGGATTCCTTATTACCAGTCCCACAATCATTCGATGATGACTTAGATTCTTGGTACCCTCCAGGTCATGGTGATTtgtttgaatcattaatttcttctggtgAATTAGACTCTTTATTAGAACAAGGAAGAGAGGTCTTATTCGTGTCTAACGGTGATAATTTGGGTGCAACTGTAGACTCCAAGATTTTAGATCATATGATTGATACTGGCGCTGAATACATTATGGAATTAACTGATAAAACTAGAGCTGATGTTAAGGGTGGTACTTTAATTAACTATGAGGGACAAGTTagattattagaaattgcCCAAGTTGCCAAAGAACACgttgaagattttaaatctatcaaaaaattcaagtatttCAATACTAATAACTTGTGGATCAACTTAAGAGCcatcaagaaattggttGAGGCAGACGGCATTCAGGCTGAAATTATTCCAAACCAAAAAACTATTTCTAAGGGTTCATCGGACATCAACGTGTTACAATTAGAAACTGCTGTGGGTGCAGCTATTAAGCACTTCAACAAGGCACATGGTGTTGTTGTTCCAAGATCAAGATTCTTACCAGTCAAGACTTGTTCTGATTTGTTATTGGTTAAATCTgatttattcttcttaGAACATGGTGCTTTAAAATTAGATCCTGTAAGAGATGGATTCGCTAATCCATTGATTAAATTAGGATCTCACTTCAAAAAAGTCTCTGGATTCCAATCTAGAATTGGCCATATGCCAAGGATTTTAGAATTGGACCACTTGACTATCACTGGTAATGTTACGTTAGGTAAAAATGTTACTTTGAAGGGTACTGTCATTATTGTTTGTAACGATGGTGATAAGATTGATATTCCAAATGGTTCTATTTTAGAAAATGTTGTCGTTACTGGTAACTTGACTATTTTGGAACATTAG
- a CDS encoding DEHA2G23034p (highly similar to uniprot|P47096 Saccharomyces cerevisiae YJR025C BNA1 3-hydroxyanthranilic acid dioxygenase required for biosynthesis of nicotinic acid from tryptophan via kynurenine pathway) yields MLPQPINIKKWIEENSHLLQPPVNNYCIHKGGSTVMLVGGPNERTDYHINQTPEYFHQLKGSMCLKVVDDGEFRDIIIGEDDSFLLPPNTPHNPVRYANTIGLVVEQDRPSHCDDKLRWYCSGCKEINHEAQFHCTDLGTQVKDAILSYENNIEARTCSKCGTLNYSKPQ; encoded by the coding sequence ATGCTCCCTCAACCcataaatatcaagaaGTGGATAGAAGAGAATAGTCATTTGTTGCAGCCACCTGTGAACAACTATTGTATCCATAAAGGTGGGTCTACAGTCATGCTTGTTGGAGGACCGAACGAAAGAACAGATTATCATATAAACCAAACCCCggaatattttcatcaattgaaaGGTCTGATGTGTTTAAAGGTTGTAGATGATGGCGAATTTAGAGATATTATTATCGGAGAGGATGATTCTTTCCTTTTACCACCAAATACGCCGCATAATCCTGTTAGATATGCTAATACCATTGGTTTAGTGGTCGAACAAGATAGACCATCCCACTGTGACGATAAATTACGCTGGTATTGTCTGGGTTGTAAGGAAATTAACCATGAGGCACAATTCCACTGTACAGATTTAGGAACTCAGGTTAAAGATGCCATCCTTCTgtatgaaaataatatagaaGCAAGAACTTGTAGCAAGTGTGGAACACTCAACTACTCGAAGCCTCAATGA
- a CDS encoding DEHA2G22902p (similar to uniprot|P20436 Saccharomyces cerevisiae YOR224C RPB8 RNA polymerase subunit ABC14.5 common to RNA polymerases I II and III), with protein MSGILFEDMFNVDSVDSARYNKVSRITGQSSTSQDIKITLDINSELFPVRDNDSLTIMLASSLGNESSMLTSNGSWRPPKSNDRSLADDYDYVMYGTVYKFEENSNNDKMSVYISFGGLLMCLEGGYRSLSNLKQENAYILIRHFKDN; from the coding sequence ATGTCAGGcattttatttgaagacaTGTTCAATGTCGATTCTGTTGATTCAGCAAGATACAACAAAGTTTCCCGTATAACAGGGCAATCTTCTACCTCACAAGACATCAAGATTACCTTGGACATAAATAGTGAATTATTCCCCGTCAGagataatgattcattaaCCATTATGTTAGCATCATCTTTGGGTAATGAATCATCGATGTTGACTTCTAATGGATCGTGGAGACCACCAAAGAGCAATGATAGATCCCTCGCTGATGATTACGATTATGTTATGTACGGAACTGTTtacaaatttgaagaaaactCAAACAATGATAAAATGTCGGTGTATATTTCATTCGGTGGATTATTAATGTGTTTAGAAGGTGGATACCGTTCTTTATCTAACTTGAAGCAAGAGAATGCCTACATTTTAATTCGTCATTTTAAGGATAATTGA
- a CDS encoding DEHA2G23078p (similar to uniprot|Q12015 Saccharomyces cerevisiae YOR223W Hypothetical ORF), translated as MKYTIVIRFTSTSSSVQNVKDLSIPLSINFERDDVNKLVNVNWLKATIREKVNVCENKRLRLIYNGRVLNEATNFRKDIFEPKLRQSKLLGEQTEEKIYVHCVVGEELTAEQLAEENQLDNKPQQRTTAPEVIGFDRLLQQGFSQEDINDLRRQFVSIYGTNLPSRRTDQINDLEEEEHAQSTIRQLEERWIESTVNTAEPGNASTPAAPSAEAPSNAEQQAPPHPSSDLDDGHGNEDLLIGLLVGVFLGVLSLIFIVGDDTICNKRQKMSIIAGVVLNCMFAIVRGSWI; from the coding sequence aTGAAGTACACTATTGTTATAAGGTTTACTAGCACATCTTCATCTGTTCAGAATGTGAAAGACTTAAGTATCCCATTGTCAATTAATTTCGAAAGGGATGATGTTAATAAGCTAGTTAATGTAAACTGGTTGAAGGCAACTATCAGAGAGAAAGTAAATGTTTGTGAGAACAAGAGACTTAGGTTAATTTACAATGGAAGGGTACTAAATGAAGCGACGAATTTCCGGAAGGATATATTCGAGCCAAAACTTAGACAACTGAAACTACTTGGGGAGCAGACAGAGGAAAAGATATATGTCCACTGTGTTGTTGGAGAAGAGTTGACAGCGGAGCAATTGGCAGAGGAAAACCAGCTAGACAATAAGCCTCAACAAAGAACTACAGCTCCGGAGGTAATAGGATTCGATCGTCTATTGCAACAGGGATTTTCCCAGGAAGATATCAATGATTTGCGGAGGCAATTTGTTCTGATATATGGAACCAATTTACCGTCTAGAAGAACAGACCAGATTAACGATTTGGAGGAAGAGGAACATGCTCAAAGTACAATAAGACAATTAGAAGAGAGATGGATAGAATCAACGGTGAATACTGCCGAACCAGGAAATGCCAGTACTCCGGCTGCCCCCAGCGCTGAAGCTCCTTCCAACGCAGAACAACAAGCACCACCACATCCACTGTCAGACTTGGATGACGGGCATGGGAACGAAGATCTCCTTATTGGACTCTTGGTGGGGGTATTTTTGGGAGTTCTAAGCTTGATATTCATCGTTGGAGATGATACCATTTGCAATAAACGACAAAAGATGTCTATCATCGCTGGGGTTGTACTCAACTGCATGTTTGCAATAGTAAGAGGTTCATGGATTTGA
- a CDS encoding DEHA2G22924p (similar to with Candida albicans orf19.6313.2 hypothetical protein), with translation MEDTEKPDPILAQVPLIKNPSYQPPKPITLNTNYNKLLPTLTSSVIPPKLNLTEFDIQSWTKEIEEMKTKSSELTTSEDIKGFKDWIKSQQLRIAPGFSFEGIMTPNKAEIQEKSTTQEAEINELDKVFGKTTI, from the exons ATGGAAGATACAGAGAAAC CCGATCCAATATTGGCACAGGTGCCATTAATTAAGAATCCGTCATATCAACCACCAAAACCCATAACATTGAATACAAACTATAATAAATTACTACCAACACTTACTAGTTCTGTAATACCCCCAAAGTTGAACTTAACAGAGTTCGATATACAGAGCTGGACTAAGgagattgaagaaatgaaaacaAAAAGCTCGGAACTAACTACAAGTGAAGACATAAAAGGCTTCAAAGACTGGATAAAGCTGCAGCAATTAAGGATTGCACCTGGCTTTTCGTTCGAGGGCATCATGACTCCGAACAAAGCAGAAATTCAAGAGAAAAGTACTACTCAAGAAGCAGAAATTAATGAACTTGATAAAGTTTTCGGCAAAACTACAATATAA
- a CDS encoding DEHA2G22946p (no similarity) produces MIGPSIPKEILEERRKQSNNKKYTENDSSDESDDEIVGPQLPESTCNKTINPEQTADMKEKKTALDDNSNTAEVQKLETKQKEVSPTPVREKQTLLSKHKAKNIDKNKITKFDSKENLNSEIRKEILRKLDQNGGLDGKFTRSS; encoded by the coding sequence ATGATCGGTCCATCAATTCCTAAAGAAATACTAGAAGagagaagaaaacaaagtaataataagaaatacaCTGAAAATGATAGTAGTGATGAAAGTGATGATGAGATTGTAGGACCACAGTTACCGGAGTCTACATGCAACAAGACAATTAATCCTGAACAGACGGCTGAtatgaaagagaagaagacgGCTTTGGACGATAATTCTAACACAGCAGAAGTCCAGAAGTTGGAGacaaaacaaaaagaagtATCGCCAACTCCTGTACGAGAAAAGcaaacattattatcaaagCATAAAGCCAAAAATATCGACAAAAACAAGATTACCAAATTCGATAGTAAGGAAAATCTCAACAGCGAGATAAGGAAAGAGATACTACGGAAGTTAGACCAAAACGGTGGTTTGGATGGGAAATTCACTAGGAGTTcataa